Proteins from a single region of Acidovorax sp. NCPPB 3576:
- a CDS encoding D-alanine--D-alanine ligase produces the protein MSHEDTPAIDVRALGKVAVLMGGSSAEREVSLMSGGGVLQALRARGVDAHAFDPSQTDLSELRHGGYARCFIALHGRHGEDGTVQGALELLGIPYTGPGVMASSIAMDKIMTKRIWRFEGLPTPDWRLVSSAAETAQALQALGTPMIVKPSREGSTIGLTKVTSPGQCEQAYLLASRYDPEVLCEEFIEGDETTCPVLGQGADAHALPVIRIVAPAGNYDYQNKYFTDVTQYHCPSGLPEAEEREIQRLVVEAFRTLQCRGWARADIMIRASDRKPFLLEINTSPGMTGHSLVPMSARASGVSYEALCLRILASASLDGLQGHAGTGATVQTSPTGTPGAA, from the coding sequence ATGAGTCACGAAGACACCCCCGCCATCGACGTGCGCGCCCTGGGCAAGGTCGCGGTGCTGATGGGCGGCTCGTCCGCCGAGCGCGAGGTCTCGCTGATGTCCGGCGGCGGCGTGCTGCAGGCGCTGCGCGCCCGCGGCGTGGACGCGCATGCGTTCGACCCGTCGCAGACCGACCTGTCCGAGCTGCGGCACGGCGGCTATGCGCGCTGCTTCATCGCGCTGCACGGCCGCCATGGCGAGGATGGCACGGTGCAGGGGGCGCTCGAACTGCTCGGCATTCCGTACACCGGCCCCGGCGTGATGGCGTCCAGCATCGCCATGGACAAGATCATGACCAAGCGCATCTGGCGCTTCGAGGGGCTGCCCACGCCGGACTGGCGCCTGGTGTCGAGCGCCGCCGAAACCGCGCAGGCGCTGCAGGCTCTGGGCACGCCGATGATCGTCAAGCCCTCGCGCGAGGGATCGACCATCGGCCTGACCAAGGTGACGTCGCCGGGGCAGTGCGAGCAGGCCTACCTGCTGGCCTCCCGCTACGACCCCGAAGTGCTGTGCGAGGAATTCATCGAAGGCGACGAGACCACCTGCCCGGTGCTGGGCCAGGGGGCGGATGCGCATGCGCTGCCGGTGATCCGCATCGTGGCGCCGGCCGGCAACTACGACTACCAGAACAAGTATTTCACCGACGTCACGCAATACCACTGCCCGAGCGGTCTGCCCGAGGCCGAGGAGCGCGAGATCCAGCGCCTCGTGGTCGAGGCCTTCCGCACGCTGCAGTGCCGGGGCTGGGCCCGCGCCGACATCATGATCCGCGCCAGCGACCGCAAGCCCTTCCTGCTGGAGATCAACACCTCGCCCGGCATGACCGGCCATTCGCTGGTGCCCATGTCGGCGCGCGCCAGCGGCGTGAGCTACGAGGCGCTGTGCCTGCGCATCCTGGCGAGCGCCTCGCTCGACGGGCTGCAGGGCCATGCCGGCACCGGTGCCACCGTCCAGACCTCCCCCACGGGAACCCCGGGAGCCGCATGA
- the ftsW gene encoding putative lipid II flippase FtsW: MSTAPASPGLLQRLSTRFGGWFGGLPAKPADVLPVRVGGTEYRQTTTTPASVLGFDQALLWVVVALLAWGLVMVYSASIAMPDNPRFGKIAPTHFLVRHIMALVIAFVAALLAFQIPMSTWERVAPWLFVLSIALLIAVLIPHVGTVVNGARRWLSLGVMNFQPSELAKFAVLIYASDYMVRKMEVKERFFRAVLPMGAAVAVVGALLLAEPDMGAFMVIAVIAMGILFLGGVNARMFFLIAAVLVGAFALMVMMSDWRRERIFAYLDPWSEKHALGKGYQLSHSLIAIGRGEIFGVGLGGSVEKLHWLPEAHTDFLLAVIGEEFGLVGVLVLIVLFLWMTRRIMHIGRQAIALDRVFAGLVAQGVAIWMGFQAFINMGVNLGALPTKGLTLPLMSFGGSAILMNLVAIAVVLRVDYENKHLMKGGRV, encoded by the coding sequence ATGAGCACCGCACCCGCATCCCCCGGCCTGCTGCAGCGCCTGTCCACCAGATTCGGCGGCTGGTTCGGCGGCCTGCCCGCCAAGCCCGCCGACGTGCTGCCCGTGCGCGTGGGCGGCACCGAATACCGCCAGACCACCACCACGCCAGCGAGCGTGCTGGGTTTCGACCAGGCCCTGCTGTGGGTCGTGGTGGCGCTGCTGGCCTGGGGGCTGGTGATGGTGTATTCCGCCTCCATCGCCATGCCGGACAACCCGCGCTTCGGCAAGATCGCGCCCACCCATTTCCTGGTGCGCCACATCATGGCGCTGGTCATCGCGTTCGTCGCGGCGCTGCTGGCGTTCCAGATCCCCATGTCCACCTGGGAGCGCGTGGCGCCGTGGCTGTTCGTGCTGTCCATTGCCCTGCTCATCGCGGTGCTGATCCCGCACGTGGGCACGGTGGTCAACGGCGCGCGGCGCTGGCTGTCGCTGGGGGTCATGAACTTCCAGCCGTCGGAGCTGGCGAAGTTCGCCGTGCTCATCTACGCCTCGGACTACATGGTGCGCAAGATGGAGGTCAAGGAGCGCTTCTTCCGCGCCGTGCTGCCCATGGGCGCGGCCGTGGCCGTGGTGGGCGCGCTGCTGCTGGCCGAGCCCGACATGGGCGCCTTCATGGTGATCGCCGTGATCGCCATGGGCATCCTGTTCCTGGGCGGCGTGAACGCCCGCATGTTCTTCCTGATCGCCGCCGTGCTGGTGGGCGCCTTCGCCCTGATGGTGATGATGAGCGACTGGCGGCGCGAGCGCATCTTCGCGTACCTCGATCCCTGGAGCGAAAAGCACGCGCTGGGCAAGGGCTACCAGCTGTCGCACTCGCTGATCGCCATCGGCCGCGGCGAGATCTTCGGCGTCGGCTTGGGCGGCAGCGTGGAAAAGCTGCACTGGCTGCCCGAGGCGCACACCGATTTCCTGCTCGCGGTCATCGGCGAGGAGTTCGGCCTGGTCGGCGTGCTCGTCCTCATCGTGCTCTTCCTGTGGATGACCCGCCGCATCATGCACATCGGCCGCCAGGCCATCGCGCTGGACCGCGTGTTCGCCGGCCTGGTGGCGCAGGGCGTGGCCATCTGGATGGGCTTTCAGGCCTTCATCAACATGGGCGTGAACCTGGGCGCGCTGCCGACCAAGGGGCTGACCCTGCCGCTGATGAGCTTCGGGGGCTCCGCCATCCTGATGAATCTGGTGGCCATCGCCGTGGTGCTTCGGGTTGACTATGAAAACAAGCACCTCATGAAGGGTGGACGCGTATGA
- a CDS encoding cell division protein FtsQ/DivIB: protein MTASLPAPLDVKLMNLTATVLFVGCAAFVLVAGGSWVLRHPAFAIGRIVVQGELVHNNAVTLRANVGPHLVGNFFTVDLRAVREAFEQVPWVRHAMVRREFPNSLRVELQEHDAAAYWGAEEGSTLVNSQGEVFEANGDDLDADDLPRLQGPQGHSLEVLQMVHRLAPVFEPLDAKVDALELTGRGGWRATLDSGAVVELGGGTPEEVVQRTQRFVRTLARVTGQYGRRVDALESADLRHADGYALRLRGVTTVNGDAPKAVARAPARAAPQRARPGRTTGQNH from the coding sequence ATGACCGCCTCGCTGCCCGCACCGCTTGACGTCAAGCTCATGAACCTGACCGCCACGGTCCTGTTCGTGGGCTGCGCCGCGTTCGTGCTGGTGGCGGGCGGCTCGTGGGTGCTGCGCCATCCGGCGTTCGCCATCGGGCGCATCGTGGTGCAGGGCGAACTGGTGCACAACAACGCCGTCACGCTGCGGGCCAACGTCGGGCCGCACCTGGTGGGCAATTTCTTCACGGTGGACCTGCGCGCGGTGCGCGAGGCGTTCGAGCAGGTGCCCTGGGTGCGCCATGCGATGGTGCGGCGCGAGTTTCCCAACAGCCTGCGCGTGGAGCTGCAGGAGCACGACGCCGCCGCCTACTGGGGCGCCGAAGAGGGCTCCACCCTGGTCAACAGCCAGGGCGAGGTGTTCGAGGCCAACGGCGACGACCTGGATGCGGACGACCTGCCCCGCCTGCAAGGGCCGCAGGGCCATTCTCTGGAGGTGCTGCAGATGGTCCACCGACTGGCCCCGGTCTTCGAGCCGCTGGATGCCAAGGTCGATGCGCTGGAACTCACCGGCCGCGGCGGCTGGCGCGCCACGCTGGACAGCGGTGCCGTGGTGGAACTGGGGGGCGGAACCCCGGAAGAAGTGGTGCAGCGCACGCAGCGCTTCGTGCGCACGCTGGCGCGCGTGACCGGCCAGTACGGGCGGCGCGTGGACGCGCTCGAGTCGGCCGACCTGCGCCATGCCGACGGCTATGCGCTGCGGCTGCGCGGGGTGACCACGGTGAATGGCGACGCCCCCAAGGCCGTCGCCCGGGCGCCCGCGCGCGCAGCGCCGCAACGCGCGCGTCCCGGCAGAACAACAGGGCAGAACCACTGA
- the murG gene encoding undecaprenyldiphospho-muramoylpentapeptide beta-N-acetylglucosaminyltransferase: MSAPKTALIMAGGTGGHIFPGLAVAEELRARGWRVHWLGTPGSMESRLVPPRGFAFEPIDFSGVRGKGLVTLAWLPLRLLRAFWQSLAVVRRVRPDVVVGLGGYVTFPGGMMAVLLGKPLVLHEQNSVAGLVNKVLAGVADRVFTAFPEVLKKAQWVGNPLRTAFTQQPAPAERFAGRTGPLRLLVVGGSLGARALNEIVPQALALIPADRRPVVTHQSGAAQIDALREHYAKAGVQATLTPFIDDTAAAFADADLIVCRAGASTVTEIAAVGAAAVFVPFPHAVDDHQTANARFLVDAGGGWLVPQRDLTPEWLADLLQNSERDALVDIARKAKNMQKINATREVATACEELA; this comes from the coding sequence ATGAGCGCACCCAAAACCGCGCTCATCATGGCCGGCGGCACCGGCGGCCACATCTTCCCGGGCCTGGCCGTGGCCGAGGAGCTGCGTGCGCGCGGCTGGCGCGTGCACTGGCTGGGCACGCCCGGCAGCATGGAGTCGCGCCTGGTGCCGCCGCGCGGCTTCGCGTTCGAGCCCATCGATTTTTCCGGCGTGCGCGGCAAGGGGCTGGTCACGCTGGCCTGGCTGCCGCTGCGCCTGCTGCGCGCCTTCTGGCAGTCGCTGGCCGTGGTGCGCCGCGTGCGCCCCGACGTGGTCGTGGGCCTGGGCGGCTATGTGACGTTTCCGGGCGGGATGATGGCCGTGCTGCTGGGCAAGCCGCTGGTGCTGCATGAGCAGAACTCGGTGGCCGGCCTCGTGAACAAGGTGCTGGCCGGCGTGGCCGACCGCGTCTTCACGGCCTTCCCCGAGGTGCTCAAGAAGGCCCAGTGGGTGGGCAACCCGCTGCGCACCGCCTTCACGCAGCAGCCTGCGCCGGCCGAGCGCTTTGCCGGCCGCACTGGGCCGCTGCGCCTCCTGGTCGTGGGCGGCAGCCTGGGCGCGCGCGCGCTCAACGAGATCGTGCCGCAGGCCCTGGCGCTGATTCCGGCGGATCGCCGGCCCGTCGTCACCCACCAGAGCGGCGCGGCGCAGATCGACGCGCTGCGCGAGCACTACGCGAAGGCGGGCGTGCAGGCCACGCTCACGCCGTTCATCGACGACACCGCGGCGGCGTTCGCCGACGCGGACCTCATCGTCTGCCGCGCGGGCGCCAGCACCGTCACCGAGATCGCCGCCGTGGGCGCGGCGGCGGTGTTCGTGCCGTTCCCCCATGCGGTGGACGACCACCAGACCGCCAATGCCCGCTTCCTCGTGGACGCCGGCGGCGGGTGGCTCGTGCCGCAGCGCGATCTCACCCCCGAGTGGCTGGCTGATTTGCTACAAAATTCGGAGCGCGATGCCCTAGTGGATATTGCGCGGAAGGCCAAAAACATGCAAAAGATCAATGCCACCCGCGAAGTGGCGACTGCCTGCGAGGAGTTGGCATGA
- the murC gene encoding UDP-N-acetylmuramate--L-alanine ligase produces MKHAIRHIHFVGLGGAGMCGIAEVLFNLGYGISGSDLSDSATLRRLQALGIRTCLGHAAAHIEGADAVVTSTAVQADNPEVLAAREKKIPVVPRALMLAELMRLKRGIAIAGTHGKTTTTSLVTSVLAEAGLDPTFVIGGRLNSAGANAKLGSGDYIVVEADESDASFLNLLPVMAVVTNIDADHMETYGHDFGRLKGAFVEFLHRMPFYGTAILCVDNPAIRDILADVTCPVTSYGFSEDAQVRAVDVHADAGQMRFRVQRRNGVTLPDIDVVLNLAGEHNVLNALSAIAVAVELNIPDDALLRALAQFKGVGRRFQRYGDIAAPGGGTFALIEDYGHHPVEMTATLAAARGAFPGRRLVLAFQPHRYSRTRDCFEDFVKVMGSADAVLLTEVYAAGEAPIVAADGRSLTRALRVAGKVEPVFVDDVALLAQSIVDNARDGDVVLCMGAGSIGAVPAKVVEMLQKEETPALAEVAR; encoded by the coding sequence ATGAAGCACGCCATTCGCCATATCCATTTCGTCGGCCTGGGCGGCGCCGGCATGTGCGGTATCGCCGAGGTGCTGTTCAACCTGGGCTACGGCATTTCGGGCTCGGACCTGTCCGACAGCGCCACCCTGCGCCGCCTGCAGGCGCTGGGCATCCGCACCTGCCTGGGCCATGCGGCCGCGCACATCGAGGGGGCGGACGCGGTGGTCACCTCCACGGCGGTGCAGGCCGACAACCCCGAGGTGCTGGCCGCCCGCGAAAAGAAGATTCCCGTGGTGCCGCGCGCGCTGATGCTGGCCGAGCTGATGCGCCTGAAGCGCGGCATCGCCATCGCCGGCACGCACGGCAAGACCACCACCACCAGCCTGGTGACCAGCGTGCTGGCCGAGGCCGGGCTCGATCCGACCTTCGTGATCGGCGGGCGGCTCAACAGCGCGGGCGCCAATGCCAAGCTGGGCAGCGGCGATTACATCGTGGTGGAGGCGGACGAGTCCGATGCCTCGTTCCTCAACCTGCTGCCCGTGATGGCCGTGGTGACGAACATCGACGCCGACCACATGGAAACCTACGGGCACGACTTCGGCCGCCTCAAGGGCGCGTTCGTCGAGTTCCTGCACCGCATGCCGTTCTACGGCACGGCGATCCTGTGCGTGGACAACCCGGCCATCCGCGACATCCTGGCCGACGTGACCTGCCCGGTGACGAGCTACGGCTTCTCCGAAGATGCCCAGGTGCGCGCGGTGGACGTGCACGCCGATGCCGGCCAGATGCGCTTTCGGGTGCAGCGGCGCAACGGCGTCACGCTGCCGGACATCGATGTGGTGCTCAACCTGGCGGGCGAGCACAACGTGCTGAACGCCCTGTCGGCCATCGCGGTGGCGGTGGAGCTGAACATTCCCGACGACGCGCTGCTGCGCGCCCTGGCCCAGTTCAAGGGCGTGGGCCGGCGCTTTCAGCGCTACGGCGACATCGCCGCGCCGGGCGGCGGCACGTTCGCCCTGATCGAAGACTACGGCCACCACCCGGTCGAGATGACGGCCACGCTGGCCGCGGCGCGCGGCGCCTTCCCGGGCCGGCGCCTGGTGCTGGCGTTCCAGCCGCACCGCTACAGCCGCACGCGCGACTGCTTCGAGGATTTCGTGAAGGTCATGGGCAGTGCGGACGCCGTGCTGCTGACCGAGGTGTACGCCGCCGGCGAGGCGCCCATTGTCGCCGCCGATGGCCGGTCGCTCACGCGCGCCCTGCGCGTGGCGGGCAAGGTCGAACCGGTGTTCGTGGACGACGTGGCCTTGCTGGCGCAAAGCATCGTGGACAACGCCCGGGACGGCGACGTGGTGCTGTGCATGGGCGCGGGCTCCATCGGCGCGGTGCCGGCAAAGGTGGTGGAAATGCTGCAGAAAGAAGAAACGCCAGCTTTGGCGGAGGTTGCGCGATGA